From a single Corynebacterium kroppenstedtii DSM 44385 genomic region:
- the dnaN gene encoding DNA polymerase III subunit beta, with protein sequence MEANGVSFRVAKDDLSAALSWVARSLASKPTQPILRGVMMTADDEGLLLAGFDYEVSTRVRISAEVLEPGQVLVAGKLANDIIGSLPHKDVAISVDGTKVHVTCGQSNFELPAMTIEDYPELPSLPEETGHIDPHVFTAAIGQVASAAGKDDSMPMLTGIKMEVKGDNVVLAATDRFRLAVREFTWEPSSPDVDAEILIPARTLADSARTLDTRLNDPIQLAMGAAQDVGKDGLLGIVSENRQTTTRLIDADFPKFRPLLPKSHSSMAIVEIAPLLDAIRRVSLVAERNAQVKLEFSEDQLVLSAGGSEAGTAEETLPAQFAGEPLLIAFNANYLKEGLASIDTKNVVFGFTQPSRPAILIPEPETMPEQDSDGQFPTPSTYFTYLLMPVRLPG encoded by the coding sequence ATGGAAGCCAATGGTGTTTCTTTTCGGGTAGCGAAAGATGACTTATCCGCAGCCCTCAGCTGGGTAGCGCGTAGTTTAGCGAGCAAACCAACTCAGCCGATTCTTCGCGGTGTCATGATGACCGCCGACGACGAGGGCTTGCTCCTTGCCGGATTCGACTACGAAGTCTCCACTCGCGTGCGAATTTCAGCCGAGGTTCTTGAACCCGGGCAGGTCCTCGTCGCCGGTAAATTAGCTAATGACATTATTGGGTCACTTCCACACAAAGATGTCGCTATCTCCGTCGACGGCACCAAAGTTCATGTGACATGCGGGCAATCGAACTTCGAATTACCTGCCATGACCATTGAGGATTATCCGGAACTCCCGTCATTACCGGAGGAGACCGGGCATATTGATCCGCATGTTTTCACTGCTGCCATTGGTCAGGTTGCGTCGGCAGCGGGCAAAGATGACTCCATGCCTATGCTCACGGGCATAAAAATGGAGGTCAAAGGGGATAACGTCGTCCTCGCCGCGACTGACCGATTCCGTTTAGCCGTTCGTGAATTTACGTGGGAACCGTCGTCACCCGACGTCGACGCGGAGATCCTTATCCCGGCACGTACCTTGGCCGATTCTGCCCGTACCCTCGATACTCGCCTGAACGATCCCATCCAACTAGCGATGGGCGCTGCCCAGGACGTCGGCAAAGATGGACTTTTGGGCATTGTGTCGGAGAATCGGCAAACAACAACACGGCTGATCGACGCCGACTTCCCCAAGTTCCGGCCGTTGTTACCGAAGAGCCACTCATCCATGGCCATCGTGGAAATCGCGCCATTATTGGACGCTATCCGACGCGTCAGCCTGGTCGCTGAACGAAATGCCCAGGTCAAACTTGAGTTTTCGGAGGACCAGCTTGTTCTATCAGCCGGGGGTTCTGAGGCAGGAACCGCGGAGGAGACCCTGCCCGCTCAATTTGCCGGCGAGCCACTTCTCATCGCGTTCAACGCGAATTATCTGAAAGAGGGCTTGGCCTCGATCGATACCAAGAATGTGGTGTTTGGGTTTACTCAGCCTTCCCGCCCGGCGATCTTGATCCCCGAGCCAGAAACCATGCCTGAGCAGGATAGTGATGGCCAATTCCCAACGCCATCGACATACTTCACCTACCTCCTGATGCCAGTCCGGCTACCAGGCTAA